GGAAAACGTAAGTAACATAGCACATTCCTGCTCCGGCTTGCTACGAGGCGCAGCTCCGCTACCCTCGCGTCCATGAAGACCCATACGGCGTGGTTGGCTCTTTGCGTCGCCGTAATTTGCCCGGTTGCGCATGCGCTGGGCGGTGAAGTGCAGTGTCCTGCGACCATCGCGGTGGATCAGAAAATCACCAACACCCCCGCCGGATGGACCGCCGGCTACAACGGCTTCACTAACGAGCTCGCCAGCCTGACCGTATACGATGGGCCGCCCGAGGAGGGCGCCTCGCTGGTGTACAGCGATCAGAAGATGGTCGCGGATAGTGTCACGCAAATCTGG
Above is a genomic segment from Candidatus Binataceae bacterium containing:
- a CDS encoding STY0301 family protein, whose product is MKTHTAWLALCVAVICPVAHALGGEVQCPATIAVDQKITNTPAGWTAGYNGFTNELASLTVYDGPPEEGASLVYSDQKMVADSVTQIWQLAPNDRGNWITCGYSNTAAQLTQKIPADVTRCEATFERNVSFGDGRHPMRKAICSSTTPRGEQRLTFVKLNVR